One Cryobacterium roopkundense genomic region harbors:
- a CDS encoding SGNH/GDSL hydrolase family protein: MTKQQHPWSRYVALGDSFTEGIGDPEPTSPGGSRGWSDRVAEVLSEGTEDFAYANLAVRGKLIRQISHEQIEPALGLRPDLITFSAGGNDVLRPGTDPDEIAARCEEAIGRLSRDGATIVLFTGADVGFSPVFRGIRGKVAIYNENLRAVAAKYDCIVSDMWSLTEIQDPRLWAPDRLHLNSLGHHTVARMVLASLNVANNLEPQQPEPMPGSTWRQARTEDLAWARTYLVPWVLRRIRHQSSGDHISAKRPVAGPFFTE, translated from the coding sequence ATGACGAAGCAACAGCATCCGTGGTCCCGCTACGTGGCCCTCGGAGATTCCTTTACGGAAGGCATCGGCGATCCCGAGCCCACAAGTCCCGGTGGCAGCCGGGGTTGGTCCGATCGAGTGGCCGAAGTGCTCAGCGAAGGCACTGAGGATTTCGCCTACGCGAACCTGGCCGTGCGCGGAAAATTGATTCGACAAATTTCCCACGAACAGATCGAACCCGCCCTCGGGCTGCGTCCGGACCTGATCACGTTCTCGGCGGGCGGCAACGACGTGCTGCGCCCCGGCACGGACCCCGACGAGATCGCCGCCCGCTGCGAGGAAGCGATCGGTCGGCTCAGCCGGGATGGCGCGACCATCGTGCTGTTCACCGGGGCAGACGTTGGCTTCTCCCCGGTGTTCCGCGGTATCCGGGGCAAGGTCGCCATCTACAACGAGAACCTGCGGGCAGTGGCGGCGAAGTACGACTGCATCGTGTCCGACATGTGGTCATTGACCGAGATCCAGGACCCCCGGCTGTGGGCTCCCGACCGTTTGCACCTCAACTCGCTCGGACACCACACCGTGGCACGGATGGTGCTCGCTTCGCTCAACGTGGCCAACAACCTCGAGCCGCAGCAGCCGGAGCCGATGCCCGGCAGCACGTGGCGCCAGGCGCGCACCGAAGACCTCGCGTGGGCGCGCACCTACCTCGTGCCGTGGGTGCTGCGGCGAATCCGCCACCAGTCCTCGGGCGACCACATCTCCGCCAAGCGTCCGGTCGCGGGGCCCTTCTTCACGGAATAG
- a CDS encoding trans-sulfuration enzyme family protein, translating to MPRIETRAVHSGMDSVTESGSHVPVIDLSTTNPLTGVESGGDSYENLATGGALQSGDSAVYQRLWQPGVARFENALSSLEGSEGTVAFATGMAALSAVLLAAVTAGTPHVVALRPLYGGTDHVLATGLLGTTVTWTDVDGIAAAIRPDTGLVILESPANPTLELTDIRSVIEAAGTVPVLVDNTFATPVLQRPLELGATLVLHSATKYLGGHGDAMGGTVSGPMEWMVRLRQMRALTGGLLHPLSAYLLHRGLRTLPVRVRAQQTTAGDIAARLVGHPALTRVLYPGLPGQDPQRLIGRQTEGAGSLIALNFAGGFDAGVRFTEACRLITHAVSLGGVDSLVQHPASLTHRPVEASARPAAGIVRLSIGLEHVEDLIEDILTALDAALGAPTAAEAVVLSA from the coding sequence ATGCCACGCATAGAAACCCGCGCTGTCCACTCCGGAATGGACAGCGTCACGGAAAGCGGATCCCACGTACCCGTGATCGACCTGTCTACGACAAATCCCCTGACCGGAGTTGAATCCGGCGGGGATTCGTACGAGAATCTGGCCACGGGAGGCGCTCTGCAGTCGGGCGACTCTGCCGTGTACCAACGTCTCTGGCAGCCCGGAGTCGCCCGGTTCGAGAATGCCCTCTCCTCACTCGAAGGCAGTGAGGGCACTGTGGCGTTCGCCACGGGAATGGCGGCGTTGTCCGCCGTTCTGCTGGCAGCGGTGACAGCGGGAACCCCGCACGTGGTGGCTCTTCGCCCCCTCTACGGCGGCACCGACCACGTTCTCGCGACCGGTCTGCTCGGCACCACTGTGACGTGGACCGACGTCGACGGCATCGCCGCCGCGATCCGCCCCGACACCGGACTGGTGATCTTGGAGAGCCCGGCCAATCCCACGCTCGAACTCACCGACATCCGCTCGGTGATCGAAGCGGCCGGCACGGTGCCGGTGCTCGTGGACAATACCTTCGCCACTCCGGTCCTGCAGCGACCTCTCGAACTCGGCGCGACCCTGGTGCTGCACAGCGCCACGAAATACCTCGGCGGGCACGGCGACGCGATGGGCGGAACCGTCTCCGGGCCGATGGAGTGGATGGTGCGGCTGCGTCAGATGCGGGCGCTCACCGGCGGCCTGCTGCATCCGCTGTCTGCGTACCTGCTGCACAGGGGGCTGCGCACGCTGCCCGTGCGGGTGCGCGCCCAGCAGACCACGGCAGGCGACATCGCGGCTCGGCTCGTGGGGCACCCCGCGCTGACACGCGTGCTCTACCCTGGGCTGCCCGGTCAGGACCCGCAGCGGCTGATCGGGCGTCAGACCGAAGGCGCCGGCTCGCTCATCGCGCTCAACTTCGCCGGCGGGTTCGACGCCGGGGTGCGGTTCACGGAAGCGTGCAGACTGATCACACACGCGGTATCGCTCGGCGGAGTCGACTCGCTCGTGCAGCACCCGGCGTCGCTCACCCACCGTCCAGTGGAGGCCAGCGCGCGCCCGGCGGCTGGAATCGTGCGGCTGTCGATCGGGCTGGAGCACGTCGAGGACCTGATAGAGGACATCCTGACGGCCCTCGATGCCGCGCTGGGAGCGCCCACTGCGGCGGAAGCCGTGGTGCTCTCGGCGTAG
- a CDS encoding Lrp/AsnC family transcriptional regulator — translation MESKKPELDRVDRALLRALSVNARASGAALAAEIGVAESTVSLRLRRLQQLGHIRGYRANIDLAALGASLQALISVRLAKHARVQIDDFRDAAPHWPGVIGLFHTAGADDYLLHVAAADASDLRDFVLEHLAEHPAVAHTETNLIFEYVDGDGWQDLVK, via the coding sequence ATGGAATCGAAGAAGCCAGAACTTGACCGTGTCGACCGTGCGCTCCTGCGCGCACTATCCGTGAACGCACGCGCGTCGGGCGCCGCGCTGGCTGCGGAGATCGGAGTGGCGGAGTCCACCGTCTCGCTGCGCCTGCGGAGGCTGCAGCAGCTCGGTCACATTCGCGGCTACCGGGCCAATATCGACCTTGCTGCCCTGGGTGCGTCTTTGCAGGCGCTCATCTCGGTGCGGCTCGCTAAACACGCGCGGGTTCAGATCGATGACTTTCGCGACGCGGCGCCGCACTGGCCTGGCGTGATCGGCCTCTTCCACACCGCAGGCGCTGATGACTATCTCTTGCACGTGGCCGCAGCGGATGCGTCTGACCTGCGTGACTTCGTACTGGAGCATCTCGCGGAGCACCCGGCCGTGGCTCACACCGAGACGAACC
- a CDS encoding DEAD/DEAH box helicase, with protein sequence MNTPSVFGPAQGTSAAEHLSPSFPERAAWGTASKLRAWQAEALEAYFQHEPRDFLAAATPGAGKTTFALRLAAELRSRRTIDRITVVAPTEHLKNQWADAAARAGIRLDPMFKNADGIYGSHYHGVVVTYAQVAARAALHKRLTESSRTLVILDEIHHGGDALSWGDAIREAFGPATRRLSLTGTPFRSDTSPIPFVSYLPDKHGIRMSQSDYAYGYGRALADGVVRPVMFMVYAGHMKWRTRTGDEMEAKLGEGNTKDITSQAWRTALEPTGQWIPDVLRAANQRLTEVRHGIPDAGGLVIATDQSTARAYAVILEEIAGEPVTIVLSDEKEASDRIDEFSKNDRRWMVAVRMVSEGVDVPRLAVGVYATSASTPLYFAQAIGRFVRARRRGETASIFLPNVPGLLSLANAMELERDHALDRSNRDDGDDGMYNPEDAMVAAANKDEKASDSLGEEEFTWQALDSQATFDMVMFDGDEFGELAEPGTDEEFDFIGIPGLLEPEQVSELLRQRQSRQAKRSTDKRKDPVTGEIAPQDPPPLYRTLKEQRTLLSSLVGMWSKLAEEPHGMIHSELRRLCGGPAVAQASVTQLQARIDLLRRRLGRS encoded by the coding sequence GTGAATACTCCATCTGTTTTCGGTCCCGCGCAGGGAACGAGTGCAGCCGAACACTTGTCCCCCTCCTTTCCGGAGCGAGCCGCGTGGGGCACCGCGAGCAAGCTGCGGGCCTGGCAGGCCGAGGCCCTCGAGGCCTACTTTCAGCACGAGCCCCGGGATTTCCTCGCGGCCGCGACACCGGGAGCCGGCAAGACCACGTTCGCGCTGCGACTCGCCGCTGAGTTGCGCTCCCGGCGCACCATCGACCGCATCACGGTCGTGGCACCGACCGAGCATCTCAAGAACCAGTGGGCGGATGCCGCGGCGCGCGCGGGCATCCGCCTGGACCCCATGTTCAAGAACGCCGACGGCATTTACGGCAGCCATTACCACGGCGTCGTCGTGACGTATGCCCAGGTGGCGGCCAGGGCGGCCCTGCACAAGCGCCTCACCGAATCCAGCCGCACCCTCGTGATCCTCGACGAGATCCACCATGGCGGCGACGCGCTCAGCTGGGGGGACGCCATCCGCGAGGCGTTCGGTCCGGCCACGCGCCGGCTGTCGCTGACCGGAACGCCGTTTCGCTCCGACACCTCGCCGATCCCCTTTGTGAGCTACCTGCCCGATAAGCACGGTATCCGCATGTCTCAGAGCGACTACGCCTACGGGTACGGCCGGGCTCTCGCCGACGGGGTGGTGCGCCCGGTCATGTTCATGGTCTACGCCGGCCACATGAAGTGGCGTACCCGCACGGGCGACGAGATGGAAGCCAAGCTCGGCGAAGGAAACACAAAAGACATCACGAGCCAGGCGTGGCGCACGGCGCTCGAACCGACCGGACAGTGGATCCCCGACGTACTGCGCGCCGCCAACCAGCGCCTCACCGAGGTGCGCCACGGAATCCCGGATGCCGGTGGCCTCGTCATCGCGACCGACCAGAGCACCGCACGCGCCTATGCCGTCATTCTCGAGGAGATCGCCGGTGAACCCGTCACCATCGTGCTGTCCGACGAGAAGGAGGCCAGCGACCGTATCGACGAGTTTTCGAAAAACGACCGGCGCTGGATGGTGGCAGTGCGCATGGTGTCCGAGGGTGTCGACGTGCCGCGGCTCGCGGTGGGCGTGTACGCCACGAGCGCGTCTACCCCGCTGTACTTCGCGCAGGCGATCGGCCGTTTCGTGCGTGCCCGCCGACGCGGTGAGACGGCGTCGATCTTCCTACCCAATGTGCCCGGGCTGCTCAGTCTCGCCAACGCCATGGAGCTTGAACGCGACCACGCGCTCGACCGCAGCAACCGTGACGACGGCGACGACGGCATGTACAACCCCGAAGACGCCATGGTCGCGGCAGCGAACAAAGACGAGAAGGCCTCCGATAGCCTCGGTGAAGAAGAATTCACCTGGCAGGCACTCGATTCGCAGGCCACGTTCGACATGGTCATGTTCGACGGCGACGAGTTCGGCGAGCTGGCCGAGCCGGGCACCGACGAGGAATTCGACTTCATCGGTATCCCCGGCCTGCTCGAACCCGAGCAGGTGTCCGAGTTGCTGCGGCAGCGCCAGTCCCGTCAGGCAAAACGTTCCACGGACAAGCGTAAGGATCCGGTGACGGGGGAGATCGCCCCGCAGGACCCGCCGCCCCTGTACCGCACGCTCAAGGAGCAGCGCACGCTGCTCTCGAGCCTCGTGGGCATGTGGTCCAAGCTGGCCGAGGAGCCCCACGGCATGATCCACTCCGAGCTGCGGCGCCTCTGCGGCGGCCCGGCCGTGGCGCAGGCGAGCGTCACCCAGCTGCAGGCGCGCATCGACCTGCTCCGCCGCCGCCTCGGCCGCAGCTAG